The Apium graveolens cultivar Ventura chromosome 6, ASM990537v1, whole genome shotgun sequence genome contains a region encoding:
- the LOC141664962 gene encoding uncharacterized protein LOC141664962, whose product MIHVKVGARSLQRYFLFEGYTEVNQRLLLDFLDEARVNSQLKLTAYQQRIARYFNKKVKSIPYKVGVLVLRKVMPNTKKAQHGVLRANWEGSYKVKAILWKGTYRLENLDGKLIPRAWNAEYLRKYYQ is encoded by the coding sequence ATGATTCATGTGAAAGTAGGAGCTAGGTCATTGCAAAGATATTTTTTATTTGAGGGATATACAGAGGTTAATCAGAGGCTTCTTTTGGATTTTCTGGACGAAGCTAGGGTGAATTCTCAATTAAAGCTTACAGCTTATCAGCAGAGGATTGCTAGGTATTTTAACAAAAAGGTGAAGTCCATACCATACAAAGTTGGTGTTCTTGTTCTGAGAAAAGTCATGCCAAATACGAAGAAAGCTCAGCATGGAGTGCTCAGAGCTAATTGGGAAGGGTCGTATAAGGTCAAGGCTATACTGTGGAAAGGGACTTATCGTTTGGAAAATTTGGATGGAAAGCTCATTCCCCGAGCCTGGAATGCAGAATACTTGCGAAAATATTATCAGTAA
- the LOC141666824 gene encoding putative ubiquitin-conjugating enzyme E2 24 isoform X1, translated as MESPFSDCDSYSSSSEDQEGSEVLYGGQASSILSSLEETIGKIDDFLSFERGFVRGDIVCSVEDPSGQMGKVINVKMIVDLENVYGTKTRHVDSNKLGKLRSISVGDYVVGGPWIGKVENIVDHVTILFDDGTKCEYSTMGPEKLVPISPDLLDDPQYPYYPGQRVRVELSSTAKSSRWLCGPREEKRNEGTVCAVDAGTVYVDWLACALVGPEKLAAPLRLQSSKNLTVLSCSSHSSWQLGDWCTLSLIDDMGLTEHLSLYSSKVGIVQSGRVFEISSAPKLEDLYVIVKTMTKADVLWQDGSQSFGLDSQALFPINIIDAHDFWPDQYVQDSDDQHNTDNARWGVVRSVDAKERTVRVRWESSRANHVTDSEAIVKEETVSAYQLVEHPEHSYCIGDAVFMMHKGHLSDIAGEKKYEDHESGKGFIDQAANQSADLCFKEDQSEFSSKSYLSRFGIIVDFNNGSIEVKWGTGSKTQLQILPSVGTRNNTMDSNSFSQCPFLLVAPYDIFRVDRDEGLSITSVLPTENVEELNETEQNDQSMRHEEKYLYFQDLLNSNVDGSNCQKNSRDTSSLSFPSAIGFFTNVAANLFCSLGFTSSLNTSDLVARNQARSGIPNEIEALELCNLCTADQPLVAIESQTSAETHSKQKSEYFPLPSGSKSPKDFGQFDMVSCDCLDHHFVDGSGKSSTSSQMKRSWLKKVQQEWSILEKDLPESIYVRVYEERMDLIRAAIVGAPGTPYHDNLFFFDIYLPAEYPHEPPLVHYNSGGLRVNPNLYESGKVCLSLLNTWTGSGSEVWNPGSSTILQVLLSLQALVLNEKPYFNEAGYDKQIGRAEGEKNSIGYNENAFLVSCKSMLYLLRRPPKHFEELVKEHFTRRCNCIVEACNAYMKGIPVGSAFEHTKLDEEFQKGSSTGFKIMLAKLLPKLVEAFSEIGVDCATISKNE; from the exons ATGGAATCACCTTTTAGTGACTGTGACAGTTACAGTAGCAGTTCTGAGGATCAAGAAGGCAGTGAAGTTTTATATGGTGGCCAGGCCAGTTCCATTCTGTCAAGTCTCGAGGAAACCATTGGAAAAATTGATGATTTTCTCTCATTTGAGAGAGGATTTGTTCGTGGAGACATTGTGTGCTCGGTAGAAGATCCATCGGGACAGATGGGAAAGGTAATCAATGTTAAAATGATCGTTGATTTAGAAAACGTTTATGGAACCAAAACGAGACATGTTGATTCCAACAAACTTGGAAAGTTGCGTTCAATTTCAGTTGGGGACTATGTAGTGGGTGGGCCATGGATTGGAAAAGTTGAGAACATTGTTGACCATGTTACCATCTTGTTTGATGATGGTACCAAGTGTGAATACTCTACAATGGGACCAGAGAAGCTCGTACCTATTTCTCCAGACTTGCTTGATGATCCACAGTACCCTTATTATCCTGGACAGAGAGTCCGTGTAGAGCTCTCATCTACAGCCAAGTCATCAAGATGGTTATGTGGTCCACGGGAGGAAAAACGAAATGAAGGAACTGTTTGTGCTGTCGATGCAGGAACAGTGTATGTTGATTGGCTTGCTTGTGCTCTGGTTGGTCCTGAAAAGTTGGCTGCTCCACTCAGGCTGCAGAGTTCAAAAAACCTGACCGTGTTGTCATGTTCCTCTCATTCAAGCTGGCAGCTCGGGGATTGGTGCACACTTTCTCTAATTGATGACATGGGTTTGACAGAACATCTTTCTCTTTATTCATCTAAAGTTGGAATTGTACAATCAGGGAGAGTATTTGAAATTAGTTCTGCTCCAAAACTTGAAGATTTATATGTTATAGTGAAGACAATGACAAAGGCGGATGTTCTTTGGCAGGACGGAAGCCAGTCATTTGGGCTGGATTCACAAGCTCTCTTTCCCATTAATATCATTGATGCTCATGATTTTTGGCCCGACCAGTATGTTCAGGATTCTGATGATCAACATAACACTGATAATGCAAGATGGGGTGTGGTGAGAAGTGTGGATGCAAAAGAAAGAACCGTGAGAGTACGGTGGGAAAGTTCTAGAGCAAACCACGTAACTGATTCTGAGGCAATTGTTAAGGAGGAAACTGTTAGTGCTTATCAACTGGTTGAGCATCCAGAGCACTCTTACTGCATAGGTGATGCAGTGTTTATGATGCATAAGGGCCATCTTTCAGACATAGCTGGTGAAAAAAAGTATGAGGACCATGAAAGCGGAAAAGGCTTCATAGATCAGGCTGCTAACCAAAGTGCAGACCTCTGTTTTAAAGAAGATCAGAGTGAATTTTCCAGTAAGAGTTACTTATCTCGATTTGGCATTATTGTGGACTTCAACAATGGGAGCATTGAAGTGAAATGGGGTACTGGTTCTAAAACCCAG CTTCAGATATTGCCTTCTGTAGGAACTAGGAACAACACTATGGATAGTAATTCATTCTCCCAATGTCCTTTTTTATTG GTGGCACCTTATGATATCTTTCGGGTGGACAGAGATGAAGGCTTATCTATTACTTCCGTTCTACCTACTGAAAATGTTGAAGAACTAAATGAAACTGAGCAAAATGACCAGTCAATGAGACACGAAGAAAAG TATCTGTATTTTCAGGATCTGCTGAATTCGAATGTTGATGGCAGTAATTGTCAAAAGAACTCGAGGGATACTAGCTCTTTGTCTTTCCCTTCGGCTATAGGATTTTTCACAAATGTTGCGGCAAACCTATTTTGTTCTCTGGGTTTTACATCATCATTGAATACATCTGACCTCGTAGCGCGTAATCAGGCACGATCTGGGATTCCCAACGAAATAGAAGCGCTAGAACTTTGCAATTTGTGCACTGCAGATCAACCACTGGTAGCAATTGAATCGCAGACATCTGCAGAAACACACTCAAAACAGAAGAGTGAGTATTTTCCATTACCATCCGGAAGCAAGTCTCCAAAAGATTTTGGACAGTTTGATATGGTCAGTTGTGATTGTTTGGACCACCACTTTGTAGATGGGTCTGGAAAAAGCTCAACCTCTTCCCAG ATGAAAAGAAGTTGGCTCAAGAAGGTTCAGCAAGAATGGAGTATTTTGGAGAAAGATCTTCCAG AATCAATCTACGTCCGCGTCTATGAGGAAAGGATGGACTTGATCCGAGCTGCAATTGTAGGAGCGCCAGGAACACCGTATCATGACAATTTGTTTTTCTTTGACATTTACCTTCCTGCGGAATATCCGCATGAACCACCT TTGGTACACTACAACTCTGGAGGGCTTCGCGTCAACCCTAATTTGTACGAGTCTGGAAAGGTTTGTCTCAGTCTGCTCAATACATGGACGGGCAGTGGTAGTGAAGTATGGAATCCAGGGAGCTCAACAATTCTTCAAGTTCTGCTATCCCTCCAGGCCCTCGTCCTTAATGAAAAACCCTATTTCAACGAGGCTGGATATGATAAGCAGATTGGAAGAGCTGAAGGAGAGAAGAACTCAATTGGATACAATGAAAATGCATTCCTGGTCAGCTGCAAGTCCATGCTGTACCTACTACGCCGACCACCAAAG CATTTCGAGGAGCTTGTGAAGGAGCACTTCACTCGACGTTGCAACTGCATTGTAGAGGCTTGTAATGCATACATGAAAGGCATTCCAGTTGGCAGTGCTTTTGAACACACAAAATTAGATGAAGAATTCCAAAAGGGCAGTTCTACAGGTTTCAAAATCATGCTTGCCAAACTCCTTCCTAAGCTTGTGGAAGCATTTAGTGAAATCGGGGTGGATTGCGCAACCATATCCAAGAATGAATAA
- the LOC141666824 gene encoding putative ubiquitin-conjugating enzyme E2 24 isoform X3, translating into MESPFSDCDSYSSSSEDQEGSEVLYGGQASSILSSLEETIGKIDDFLSFERGFVRGDIVCSVEDPSGQMGKVINVKMIVDLENVYGTKTRHVDSNKLGKLRSISVGDYVVGGPWIGKVENIVDHVTILFDDGTKCEYSTMGPEKLVPISPDLLDDPQYPYYPGQRVRVELSSTAKSSRWLCGPREEKRNEGTVCAVDAGTVYVDWLACALVGPEKLAAPLRLQSSKNLTVLSCSSHSSWQLGDWCTLSLIDDMGLTEHLSLYSSKVGIVQSGRVFEISSAPKLEDLYVIVKTMTKADVLWQDGSQSFGLDSQALFPINIIDAHDFWPDQYVQDSDDQHNTDNARWGVVRSVDAKERTVRVRWESSRANHVTDSEAIVKEETVSAYQLVEHPEHSYCIGDAVFMMHKGHLSDIAGEKKYEDHESGKGFIDQAANQSADLCFKEDQSEFSSKSYLSRFGIIVDFNNGSIEVKWGTGSKTQVAPYDIFRVDRDEGLSITSVLPTENVEELNETEQNDQSMRHEEKYLYFQDLLNSNVDGSNCQKNSRDTSSLSFPSAIGFFTNVAANLFCSLGFTSSLNTSDLVARNQARSGIPNEIEALELCNLCTADQPLVAIESQTSAETHSKQKSEYFPLPSGSKSPKDFGQFDMVSCDCLDHHFVDGSGKSSTSSQMKRSWLKKVQQEWSILEKDLPESIYVRVYEERMDLIRAAIVGAPGTPYHDNLFFFDIYLPAEYPHEPPLVHYNSGGLRVNPNLYESGKVCLSLLNTWTGSGSEVWNPGSSTILQVLLSLQALVLNEKPYFNEAGYDKQIGRAEGEKNSIGYNENAFLVSCKSMLYLLRRPPKHFEELVKEHFTRRCNCIVEACNAYMKGIPVGSAFEHTKLDEEFQKGSSTGFKIMLAKLLPKLVEAFSEIGVDCATISKNE; encoded by the exons ATGGAATCACCTTTTAGTGACTGTGACAGTTACAGTAGCAGTTCTGAGGATCAAGAAGGCAGTGAAGTTTTATATGGTGGCCAGGCCAGTTCCATTCTGTCAAGTCTCGAGGAAACCATTGGAAAAATTGATGATTTTCTCTCATTTGAGAGAGGATTTGTTCGTGGAGACATTGTGTGCTCGGTAGAAGATCCATCGGGACAGATGGGAAAGGTAATCAATGTTAAAATGATCGTTGATTTAGAAAACGTTTATGGAACCAAAACGAGACATGTTGATTCCAACAAACTTGGAAAGTTGCGTTCAATTTCAGTTGGGGACTATGTAGTGGGTGGGCCATGGATTGGAAAAGTTGAGAACATTGTTGACCATGTTACCATCTTGTTTGATGATGGTACCAAGTGTGAATACTCTACAATGGGACCAGAGAAGCTCGTACCTATTTCTCCAGACTTGCTTGATGATCCACAGTACCCTTATTATCCTGGACAGAGAGTCCGTGTAGAGCTCTCATCTACAGCCAAGTCATCAAGATGGTTATGTGGTCCACGGGAGGAAAAACGAAATGAAGGAACTGTTTGTGCTGTCGATGCAGGAACAGTGTATGTTGATTGGCTTGCTTGTGCTCTGGTTGGTCCTGAAAAGTTGGCTGCTCCACTCAGGCTGCAGAGTTCAAAAAACCTGACCGTGTTGTCATGTTCCTCTCATTCAAGCTGGCAGCTCGGGGATTGGTGCACACTTTCTCTAATTGATGACATGGGTTTGACAGAACATCTTTCTCTTTATTCATCTAAAGTTGGAATTGTACAATCAGGGAGAGTATTTGAAATTAGTTCTGCTCCAAAACTTGAAGATTTATATGTTATAGTGAAGACAATGACAAAGGCGGATGTTCTTTGGCAGGACGGAAGCCAGTCATTTGGGCTGGATTCACAAGCTCTCTTTCCCATTAATATCATTGATGCTCATGATTTTTGGCCCGACCAGTATGTTCAGGATTCTGATGATCAACATAACACTGATAATGCAAGATGGGGTGTGGTGAGAAGTGTGGATGCAAAAGAAAGAACCGTGAGAGTACGGTGGGAAAGTTCTAGAGCAAACCACGTAACTGATTCTGAGGCAATTGTTAAGGAGGAAACTGTTAGTGCTTATCAACTGGTTGAGCATCCAGAGCACTCTTACTGCATAGGTGATGCAGTGTTTATGATGCATAAGGGCCATCTTTCAGACATAGCTGGTGAAAAAAAGTATGAGGACCATGAAAGCGGAAAAGGCTTCATAGATCAGGCTGCTAACCAAAGTGCAGACCTCTGTTTTAAAGAAGATCAGAGTGAATTTTCCAGTAAGAGTTACTTATCTCGATTTGGCATTATTGTGGACTTCAACAATGGGAGCATTGAAGTGAAATGGGGTACTGGTTCTAAAACCCAG GTGGCACCTTATGATATCTTTCGGGTGGACAGAGATGAAGGCTTATCTATTACTTCCGTTCTACCTACTGAAAATGTTGAAGAACTAAATGAAACTGAGCAAAATGACCAGTCAATGAGACACGAAGAAAAG TATCTGTATTTTCAGGATCTGCTGAATTCGAATGTTGATGGCAGTAATTGTCAAAAGAACTCGAGGGATACTAGCTCTTTGTCTTTCCCTTCGGCTATAGGATTTTTCACAAATGTTGCGGCAAACCTATTTTGTTCTCTGGGTTTTACATCATCATTGAATACATCTGACCTCGTAGCGCGTAATCAGGCACGATCTGGGATTCCCAACGAAATAGAAGCGCTAGAACTTTGCAATTTGTGCACTGCAGATCAACCACTGGTAGCAATTGAATCGCAGACATCTGCAGAAACACACTCAAAACAGAAGAGTGAGTATTTTCCATTACCATCCGGAAGCAAGTCTCCAAAAGATTTTGGACAGTTTGATATGGTCAGTTGTGATTGTTTGGACCACCACTTTGTAGATGGGTCTGGAAAAAGCTCAACCTCTTCCCAG ATGAAAAGAAGTTGGCTCAAGAAGGTTCAGCAAGAATGGAGTATTTTGGAGAAAGATCTTCCAG AATCAATCTACGTCCGCGTCTATGAGGAAAGGATGGACTTGATCCGAGCTGCAATTGTAGGAGCGCCAGGAACACCGTATCATGACAATTTGTTTTTCTTTGACATTTACCTTCCTGCGGAATATCCGCATGAACCACCT TTGGTACACTACAACTCTGGAGGGCTTCGCGTCAACCCTAATTTGTACGAGTCTGGAAAGGTTTGTCTCAGTCTGCTCAATACATGGACGGGCAGTGGTAGTGAAGTATGGAATCCAGGGAGCTCAACAATTCTTCAAGTTCTGCTATCCCTCCAGGCCCTCGTCCTTAATGAAAAACCCTATTTCAACGAGGCTGGATATGATAAGCAGATTGGAAGAGCTGAAGGAGAGAAGAACTCAATTGGATACAATGAAAATGCATTCCTGGTCAGCTGCAAGTCCATGCTGTACCTACTACGCCGACCACCAAAG CATTTCGAGGAGCTTGTGAAGGAGCACTTCACTCGACGTTGCAACTGCATTGTAGAGGCTTGTAATGCATACATGAAAGGCATTCCAGTTGGCAGTGCTTTTGAACACACAAAATTAGATGAAGAATTCCAAAAGGGCAGTTCTACAGGTTTCAAAATCATGCTTGCCAAACTCCTTCCTAAGCTTGTGGAAGCATTTAGTGAAATCGGGGTGGATTGCGCAACCATATCCAAGAATGAATAA
- the LOC141666824 gene encoding putative ubiquitin-conjugating enzyme E2 24 isoform X2, with the protein MESPFSDCDSYSSSSEDQEGSEVLYGGQASSILSSLEETIGKIDDFLSFERGFVRGDIVCSVEDPSGQMGKVINVKMIVDLENVYGTKTRHVDSNKLGKLRSISVGDYVVGGPWIGKVENIVDHVTILFDDGTKCEYSTMGPEKLVPISPDLLDDPQYPYYPGQRVRVELSSTAKSSRWLCGPREEKRNEGTVCAVDAGTVYVDWLACALVGPEKLAAPLRLQSSKNLTVLSCSSHSSWQLGDWCTLSLIDDMGLTEHLSLYSSKVGIVQSGRVFEISSAPKLEDLYVIVKTMTKADVLWQDGSQSFGLDSQALFPINIIDAHDFWPDQYVQDSDDQHNTDNARWGVVRSVDAKERTVRVRWESSRANHVTDSEAIVKEETVSAYQLVEHPEHSYCIGDAVFMMHKGHLSDIAGEKKYEDHESGKGFIDQAANQSADLCFKEDQSEFSSKSYLSRFGIIVDFNNGSIEVKWGTGSKTQLQILPSVGTRNNTMDSNSFSQCPFLLVAPYDIFRVDRDEGLSITSVLPTENVEELNETEQNDQSMRHEEKDLLNSNVDGSNCQKNSRDTSSLSFPSAIGFFTNVAANLFCSLGFTSSLNTSDLVARNQARSGIPNEIEALELCNLCTADQPLVAIESQTSAETHSKQKSEYFPLPSGSKSPKDFGQFDMVSCDCLDHHFVDGSGKSSTSSQMKRSWLKKVQQEWSILEKDLPESIYVRVYEERMDLIRAAIVGAPGTPYHDNLFFFDIYLPAEYPHEPPLVHYNSGGLRVNPNLYESGKVCLSLLNTWTGSGSEVWNPGSSTILQVLLSLQALVLNEKPYFNEAGYDKQIGRAEGEKNSIGYNENAFLVSCKSMLYLLRRPPKHFEELVKEHFTRRCNCIVEACNAYMKGIPVGSAFEHTKLDEEFQKGSSTGFKIMLAKLLPKLVEAFSEIGVDCATISKNE; encoded by the exons ATGGAATCACCTTTTAGTGACTGTGACAGTTACAGTAGCAGTTCTGAGGATCAAGAAGGCAGTGAAGTTTTATATGGTGGCCAGGCCAGTTCCATTCTGTCAAGTCTCGAGGAAACCATTGGAAAAATTGATGATTTTCTCTCATTTGAGAGAGGATTTGTTCGTGGAGACATTGTGTGCTCGGTAGAAGATCCATCGGGACAGATGGGAAAGGTAATCAATGTTAAAATGATCGTTGATTTAGAAAACGTTTATGGAACCAAAACGAGACATGTTGATTCCAACAAACTTGGAAAGTTGCGTTCAATTTCAGTTGGGGACTATGTAGTGGGTGGGCCATGGATTGGAAAAGTTGAGAACATTGTTGACCATGTTACCATCTTGTTTGATGATGGTACCAAGTGTGAATACTCTACAATGGGACCAGAGAAGCTCGTACCTATTTCTCCAGACTTGCTTGATGATCCACAGTACCCTTATTATCCTGGACAGAGAGTCCGTGTAGAGCTCTCATCTACAGCCAAGTCATCAAGATGGTTATGTGGTCCACGGGAGGAAAAACGAAATGAAGGAACTGTTTGTGCTGTCGATGCAGGAACAGTGTATGTTGATTGGCTTGCTTGTGCTCTGGTTGGTCCTGAAAAGTTGGCTGCTCCACTCAGGCTGCAGAGTTCAAAAAACCTGACCGTGTTGTCATGTTCCTCTCATTCAAGCTGGCAGCTCGGGGATTGGTGCACACTTTCTCTAATTGATGACATGGGTTTGACAGAACATCTTTCTCTTTATTCATCTAAAGTTGGAATTGTACAATCAGGGAGAGTATTTGAAATTAGTTCTGCTCCAAAACTTGAAGATTTATATGTTATAGTGAAGACAATGACAAAGGCGGATGTTCTTTGGCAGGACGGAAGCCAGTCATTTGGGCTGGATTCACAAGCTCTCTTTCCCATTAATATCATTGATGCTCATGATTTTTGGCCCGACCAGTATGTTCAGGATTCTGATGATCAACATAACACTGATAATGCAAGATGGGGTGTGGTGAGAAGTGTGGATGCAAAAGAAAGAACCGTGAGAGTACGGTGGGAAAGTTCTAGAGCAAACCACGTAACTGATTCTGAGGCAATTGTTAAGGAGGAAACTGTTAGTGCTTATCAACTGGTTGAGCATCCAGAGCACTCTTACTGCATAGGTGATGCAGTGTTTATGATGCATAAGGGCCATCTTTCAGACATAGCTGGTGAAAAAAAGTATGAGGACCATGAAAGCGGAAAAGGCTTCATAGATCAGGCTGCTAACCAAAGTGCAGACCTCTGTTTTAAAGAAGATCAGAGTGAATTTTCCAGTAAGAGTTACTTATCTCGATTTGGCATTATTGTGGACTTCAACAATGGGAGCATTGAAGTGAAATGGGGTACTGGTTCTAAAACCCAG CTTCAGATATTGCCTTCTGTAGGAACTAGGAACAACACTATGGATAGTAATTCATTCTCCCAATGTCCTTTTTTATTG GTGGCACCTTATGATATCTTTCGGGTGGACAGAGATGAAGGCTTATCTATTACTTCCGTTCTACCTACTGAAAATGTTGAAGAACTAAATGAAACTGAGCAAAATGACCAGTCAATGAGACACGAAGAAAAG GATCTGCTGAATTCGAATGTTGATGGCAGTAATTGTCAAAAGAACTCGAGGGATACTAGCTCTTTGTCTTTCCCTTCGGCTATAGGATTTTTCACAAATGTTGCGGCAAACCTATTTTGTTCTCTGGGTTTTACATCATCATTGAATACATCTGACCTCGTAGCGCGTAATCAGGCACGATCTGGGATTCCCAACGAAATAGAAGCGCTAGAACTTTGCAATTTGTGCACTGCAGATCAACCACTGGTAGCAATTGAATCGCAGACATCTGCAGAAACACACTCAAAACAGAAGAGTGAGTATTTTCCATTACCATCCGGAAGCAAGTCTCCAAAAGATTTTGGACAGTTTGATATGGTCAGTTGTGATTGTTTGGACCACCACTTTGTAGATGGGTCTGGAAAAAGCTCAACCTCTTCCCAG ATGAAAAGAAGTTGGCTCAAGAAGGTTCAGCAAGAATGGAGTATTTTGGAGAAAGATCTTCCAG AATCAATCTACGTCCGCGTCTATGAGGAAAGGATGGACTTGATCCGAGCTGCAATTGTAGGAGCGCCAGGAACACCGTATCATGACAATTTGTTTTTCTTTGACATTTACCTTCCTGCGGAATATCCGCATGAACCACCT TTGGTACACTACAACTCTGGAGGGCTTCGCGTCAACCCTAATTTGTACGAGTCTGGAAAGGTTTGTCTCAGTCTGCTCAATACATGGACGGGCAGTGGTAGTGAAGTATGGAATCCAGGGAGCTCAACAATTCTTCAAGTTCTGCTATCCCTCCAGGCCCTCGTCCTTAATGAAAAACCCTATTTCAACGAGGCTGGATATGATAAGCAGATTGGAAGAGCTGAAGGAGAGAAGAACTCAATTGGATACAATGAAAATGCATTCCTGGTCAGCTGCAAGTCCATGCTGTACCTACTACGCCGACCACCAAAG CATTTCGAGGAGCTTGTGAAGGAGCACTTCACTCGACGTTGCAACTGCATTGTAGAGGCTTGTAATGCATACATGAAAGGCATTCCAGTTGGCAGTGCTTTTGAACACACAAAATTAGATGAAGAATTCCAAAAGGGCAGTTCTACAGGTTTCAAAATCATGCTTGCCAAACTCCTTCCTAAGCTTGTGGAAGCATTTAGTGAAATCGGGGTGGATTGCGCAACCATATCCAAGAATGAATAA
- the LOC141666825 gene encoding large ribosomal subunit protein bL21m-like, translated as MAQRRVFQTLARQYSSFSLSLKTLNPLLQSLPRITQIPHFPQTFNLISSISASNQHTLFTITRHFSSNRSDDSEDSEDYDDDEEDEMGESLDEDDVVSGSSGKREYTPEEKESEAAAIGYKVVGPLERSDRVFKDYEPVFAVIQIGSHQFKVSNGDCVYAEKLKFCEVHDKIILNKVLMLGSPTQTLIGRPILPDATVRAVVEEHALDAKVIIFKKKRRKNYRRTKGHRQELTKIRITDIQGIEKPVMPVPEKTKKAVKEVEKVAVPA; from the exons ATGGCTCAAAGACGAGTGTTTCAAACCCTAGCTCGTCAATACTCTTCTTTTTCTTTATCTCTTAAAACCCTAAACCCTCTTCTCCAATCTCTACCTCGAATCACTCAAATTCCACATTTTCCTCAAACATTTAACCTAATTTCCTCTATTTCAGCCTCAAATCAACACACCCTTTTCACAATTACTCGTCATTTCTCTTCTAATCGTAGCGATGATAGCGAGGATAGTGAAGattatgatgatgatgaggaggatgaAATGGGAGAGAGTTTAGATGAAGACGACGTCGTTTCGGGTTCGAGTGGGAAGAGAGAGTATACGCCGGAGGAGAAAGAAAGTGAAGCTGCTGCTATTGGGTATAAAGTTGTGGGCCCACTTGAACGTTCTGATCGTGTTTTTAAAGATTATGAGCCTGTTTTCGCTGTTATTCAG ATTGGGTCGCACCAGTTTAAGGTGAGCAATGGGGATTGCGTCTACGCAGAGAAGCTTAAGTTTTGCGAAGTGCATGACAAG ATAATCTTAAACAAAGTTTTAATGTTGGGGTCTCCCACTCAGACACTTATCGGACGGCCAATATTGCCCGACGCAACTGTTCGTGCTGTTGTTGAAGAACAT GCTCTAGATGCAAAAGTAATCATTTTcaagaaaaagagaaggaagaacTATCGCCGAACTAAAGGACATCGACAG GAACTAACAAAGATAAGAATAACGGACATACAAGGAATTGAAAAACCTGTAATGCCGGTACCTGAGAAGACCAAAAAGGCAGTCAAGGAGGTGGAGAAGGTAGCAGTTCCAGCATAG